Proteins found in one Planococcus citri chromosome 2, ihPlaCitr1.1, whole genome shotgun sequence genomic segment:
- the LOC135836475 gene encoding uncharacterized protein LOC135836475, translating into MFSIFKGHTHLSKQLYYFHEGTTIKIFPNLRGRNYSEKSSPVQESGTTVLSSSQNHVDSPKFVHYTHNSIMKQAFLSLSNDANFSKELRYVHTKSNKERIANLRHADFSKQLNYTIKNDNMTKEIGNLVEEWLLRFDSLGGNEASVISGAFNSLLKSNIFSTKWNSEYRENFKKLIVKLAEKGDLLLDTNSRDFSKFNSWQVANSLKALSNWDVLNSDVWEGGVQIRNRKIAEVDLFRSLISRLICRGTWILENETADQFDSQSITNCLSALAKFNINEFDGSKKFISCLVKRGIKVIDQFSPLAISNSLNALSLWNITDFEGASKFIALLFERGSSTDERYTPLSIAKTLNAMSKWTVEELRGDKKFIIYLMKQGTSVANKFNSKEIALSLNALSKWNVNEMQEARGFIVLLIQNGNSIIDTFICQDIVNCLNAFSKWNIDELPGSKKFIVRLIKRGSSTANGFNPQGIANSLNALSKWNIHELEGSKHFIVQLVKCGILTADTFDSLSISSSLNALSKWDIDEFERTREFIARLVKRGRSLINRFTSRRIANILNAFSKWNIEEFEGANEFIMELLKQGNASVDGFSAQGTANILNAVSKWKIDELEGTRELIVRLIKHGSSTITRFDCQNVSNSLNALCKWNVDELEGATEFIVELIKQGNSISGEFNSQEVVNSLNALCKWNIVGIRTARDFIVHLITRGSAIVDEFSPQEISSGLNSVCKLNIFDGKKWNDSQSENFKRFIVKLAEKATKICGEFNCRGIADIFDAFSELRIMSKEKWTADEWNCLKNLLVSLSTQDASCKSYTIQDISIIYRTISDWNILQNNEFDSKQINKFKDLINNLENRLLALGNEQSLVKPDVNINFSVQIIRDLPELKSKNLILSDKQLLVSLMRCLSSNVEKCETSSLKKDWIQKGILTALYNFLNIAIELEDRHDLEGAFDESLSKIYNKVIGNDLDHIDEIVDVVYEFDKLQLIRDKQFLSR; encoded by the coding sequence atgttttccatcttCAAAGGTCACACACATCTGTCGAAGCAGTTATATTATTTCCACGAAGGTACGACCATAAAGATATTTCCCAATCTTCGAGGTCGTAACTACTCAGAAAAATCATCTCCTGTGCAAGAATCAGGAACAACTGTGCTTTCTAGCTCACAAAATCATGTTGATTCTCCAAAGTTCGTTCATTATACTCATAATTCTATTATGAAACAGGCATTCCTCAGTTTGTCAAATGACGCTAATTTTTCCAAGGAATTACGTTACGTGCACACTAAAAGTAACAAAGAGAGAATCGCCAACTTACGTCACGCTGATTTTTCCAAGCAGTTAAATTATACAATAAAAAACGATAACATGACCAAGGAAATTGGTAATTTGGTGGAAGAATGGCTCTTACGTTTCGATTCCTTGGGTGGAAATGAAGCTAGTGTAATTTCCGGTGCGTTCAATAGTTTATTAAAATCCAATATTTTTAGTACCAAATGGAACTCCGAatatcgagaaaatttcaaaaagttaatCGTTAAATTGGCTGAGAAAGGAGACCTGTTATTAGATACAAATAGTCgagatttttctaaatttaactCTTGGCAGGTTGCTAATAGTTTGAAAGCGTTATCCAATTGGGATGTGTTGAATAGCGATGTATGGGAAGGTGGTGTTCAAATTAGAAACCGGAAAATAGCCGAGGTTGATTTATTCAGATCTTTAATTAGTCGTTTGATATGTCGAGGAACTTGGATCCTGGAGAATGAAACAGCTGATCAATTTGATTCTCAGAGTATCACTAATTGTCTAAGTGCTTTAGCAAAATTTAATATCAACGAGTTCGACGGATCAAAGAAATTCATCAGTTGTTTAGTAAAACGAGGCATCAAAGTTATTGATCAGTTCAGTCCTTTAGCTATTTCAAACAGCCTGAATGCGTTATCCTTGTGGAATATAACCGATTTCGAAGGTGCCAGCAAATTCATCGCACTGCTGTTTGAACGAGGAAGTTCAACCGATGAAAGATACACTCCTCTGAGTATTGCCAAAACCTTGAACGCCATGTCTAAATGGACCGTCGAAGAATTGCGGGGAGACAAGAAGTTCATAATTTATTTAATGAAACAAGGAACTTCGGTtgcaaataaattcaattccaaGGAGATCGCGCTAAGTTTGAACGCTCTGTCCAAGTGGAACGTCAACGAGATGCAAGAAGCTAGaggttttattgttttgttaaTCCAAAATGGAAATTCTATCATCGATACTTTCATTTGCCAAGATATCGTTAACTGTTTAAATGCGTTTAGCAAATGGAATATTGATGAATTACCAGGTTCCAAAAAGTTCATCGTCCGTTTAATAAAACGAGGAAGCTCAACAGCCAATGGTTTCAATCCTCAAGGGATCGCCAATAGTTTGAACGCGTTGTCGAAATGGAATATTCACGAGTTGGAAGGAAGTAAACATTTCATCGTACAATTGGTGAAATGTGGAATTCTAACAGCTGACACATTCGACTCGTTGAGTATTTCTAGCTCCTTAAATGCTCTTTCTAAGTGGGATATCGACGAATTTGAAAGAACCAGAGAATTTATTGCTCGATTAGTAAAACGCGGTCGTTCGTTAATCAATAGATTCACTTCGCGGCGAATCGCCAACATCTTGAACGCTTTCAGTAAATGGAATATCGAAGAATTCGAAGGAGCCAACGAGTTTATCATGGAGCTGCTGAAGCAAGGAAATGCCTCAGTTGACGGTTTCAGTGCTCAAGGTACTGCAAATATTTTGAATGCTGTGTCCAAATGGAAAATCGACGAGCTCGAAGGAACTAGAGAATTAATCGTTCGTTTAATTAAACATGGAAGTTCAACGATCACCAGATTCGATTGCCAAAATGTTAGTAATTCTTTAAATGCTCTTTGTAAGTGGAACGTCGATGAATTAGAGGGAGCTACGGAATTTATTGTCGAACTGATCAAACAAGGGAActcaatttctggtgaattcaaTTCGCAAGAGGTTGTTAATAGCTTAAATGCGCTATGCAAGTGGAATATTGTTGGAATACGAACAGCTCGAGATTTTATCGTACATTTAATCACTCGCGGAAGTGCTATTGTTGATGAATTTAGTCCTCAAGAAATTTCCAGTGGTTTAAACTCTGTTTgtaaattgaacatttttgatggCAAGAAATGGAACGATAGTCAGTCGGAAAACTTCAAACGTTTCATTGTCAAACTTGCAGAAAAAGCGACCAAAATATGCGGCGAGTTCAATTGCCGAGGCATCGCCGACatatttgatgctttttcagAACTGAGAATTATGAGTAAAGAAAAATGGACGGCAGATGAATGGAACTGTTTGAAGAATCTTCTCGTCAGTCTTTCTACTCAAGATGCTTCGTGTAAAAGTTACACCATACAggatatttcaataatttatagAACTATATCTGAttggaatattcttcaaaataatgaattcgACTCGAAACAGATCAATAAGTTCAAAGATCTCATCAATAATCTGGAAAATCGACTTCTTGCGCTTGGAAATGAACAGAGTTTAGTAAAACCTGAcgttaatatcaatttttccgTTCAAATTATCAGAGATTTACCTGAGCTTAAGTCTAAAAATCTCATTCTGTCTGATAAGCAGTTACTGGTTTCGTTGATGCGTTGCTTAAGTAGTAATGTGGAGAAATGCGAAACTTCTAGTTTGAAGAAAGATTGGATTCAAAAAGGTATTTTGACTGcgttgtataattttttaaacattgccATTGAATTGGAAGATAGACACGATTTAGAAGGAGCATTTGATGAGAGTTTGTCTAAAATATACAATAAAGTGATTGGAAATGATTTGGATCACATTGATGAAATAGTAGATGTAGTTTATGAATTTGATAAACTACAACTAATTCGAGACAAGCAATTTTTGTCTAggtaa
- the LOC135836476 gene encoding uncharacterized protein LOC135836476 has product MFPILRGRAHLSKKLYLIYSGRVTKTLPNLQSYVDFSKNISHAQKGGSSRDHCDSSKQVLHTYNDILKPVSFSFPTHPNFSQKSRYNHTKSETKLFSTYQKHYDFSKKLSSASKDEMDQISTLVEEWTKRYDYLGNLDAYVFCGTLNTLSRFNVFDKKWSKKDQENFKELIVKIVINANQLFDTNRQSAYKLKPWQIANTLNSLSGWNVLRKDIWNVTIQVYGKEVSEVQLFKSLIVKLIHQGNSLLDPRNKTVDHFDFHAVANSLNALSKWHKNELQGASEFIVQLMKQGCAAASGFASTQHHTEDEKHTCMGVVKTLKAMSKLHSEELQGSREFVTQVLVKGTSLANKFNSIEIANCLNALSKWNINDFPEARGFIVLLIKRGNAIIDQFSCQGISNCLNALSKWNINELQGSKEFISGLVKRGSATAKGFHAQEVSNSLNAVSKWNIDEIQGTRKFIVELAECGNLTIDMFNSQEISNALNAFSKWNIDDFKGARKFINKLIERGSSTIDGFGSQAIANSLNALSKWNIEEFRECKEFITNLVQRGSATTGAYRSQEIASCLNALSKWKIDELPGTTEFIVQLLKQGSSTAFEFDSQGISNCLNAVSKWDINQFRGSKDFIVQLLKKGITKSGESKPQHIATSLNALSKWKIDDELPGAREFIVKLIQEGSSTVDRFDSQNIANSLNALSKWSINEFEGSREFIMQLVKRGNSTIDSFDSQATSNCLNALSKWKINEFEGSNEFIVELIRRGNLLVDEFDPVEIAGSLNGLSKWNIDDFQGARVFIDLLIERGCSTVNEFQPQQIASSLNAFSKWNINEFREAREFIVRLIKRGHSTVDKFNSQSLANSLNSLSNWKIDEFEGSKEFIMELIRCGNLLVDEFDPPEIASNLNCLSKWNISDSQEATMFMDLLVKRKRDS; this is encoded by the coding sequence ATGTTTCCCATCTTAAGAGGTCGTGCTCATCTCTCGAAGAAATTATATTTAATCTATAGCGGTAGAGTCACGAAAACACTGCCCAATTTACAAAGTTatgttgatttttccaaaaacatttcTCACGCACAAAAAGGTGGCAGCTCGCGAGATCATTGTGATTCTTCAAAGCAGGTGCTTCATACTTataatgatattttaaaaccagtatctttcagttttccaacccatcccaatttttctcaaaaatcgcgATACAATCACACAAAAAGCGAAACGAAGCTATTTTCTACTTATCAAAAAcactacgatttttcaaaaaagttgtcttCCGCAAGCAAAGATGAGATGGATCAGATAAGCACTCTGGTTGAAGAATGGACAAAGCGTTACGATTATTTGGGCAATCTCGATGCCTATGTTTTCTGCGGTACTTTGAATACTCTATCAAGATTTAATGTTTTTGACAAGAAATGGAGTAAGAAAGATCAAGAAAACTTCAAAGAATTGATTGTTAAGATAGTAATAAACGCGAATCAATTATTTGACACGAATCGTCAATCTGCTTATAAATTAAAACCGTGGCAAATCGCAAATACCTTGAACTCACTGTCCGGTTGGAATGTGTTAAGAAAAGATATCTGGAACGTTACCATTCAAGTGTACGGTAAAGAAGTAAGCGAAGTCCAGCTGTTCAAATCGCTCATCGTTAAACTAATCCATCAGGGAAACAGTTTACTAGATCCTAGAAACAAAACAGTCGATCACTTTGATTTTCATGCTGTAGCCAACAGCTTGAATGCTTTGTCCAAATGGCACAAGAATGAGTTGCAAGGAGCAAGCGAGTTCATTGTTCAATTAATGAAACAAGGTTGTGCGGCGGCTAGTGGATTCGCTTCTACGCAACATCATACGGAAGATGAAAAACATACTTGTATGGGAGTCGTAAAAACCTTGAAAGCTATGTCTAAATTGCACAGCGAGGAATTACAAGGATCTAGAGAGTTTGTCACTCAAGTACTTGTGAAAGGAACTTCACTCGCTAATAAGTTCAACTCTATAGAAATCGCCAACTGTCTAAACGCCTTATCGAAATGGAACATTAATGATTTTCCAGAAGCCAGAGGGTTCATCGTTCTGCTGATCAAACGAGGGAATGCAATTATCGATCAATTTAGCTGTCAAGGAATCTCCAATTGTTTGAACGCTTTGTCCAAATGGAATATCAACGAATTACAAGGCTCTAAGGAATTCATATCTGGGTTAGTTAAACGTGGAAGTGCTACGGCCAAAGGATTCCATGCTCAAGAAGTTTCCAATAGTTTGAACGCGGTGTCCAAGTGGAATATCGATGAAATACAAGGAACTCGGAAATTTATTGTCGAGTTGGCAGAATGCGGAAATCTAACAATCGATATGTTTAATTCGCAAGAAATTTCCAATGCTTTGAACGCCTTTTCGAAATGGAACATCGATGACTTCAAAGGCGctagaaaattcatcaataagcTAATTGAACGAGGAAGTTCTACGATCGATGGATTTGGTTCTCAGGCAATTGCCAACAGCTTGAACGCTCTTTCGAAATGGAATATCGAAGAGTTTCGAGAATGCAAAGAGTTCATCACCAATTTAGTTCAACGAGGCAGCGCAACAACAGGTGCATATCGTTCTCAAGAGATAGCCAGCTGCTTGAACGCTTTATCCAAGTGGAAAATAGACGAGTTGCCTGGAACTACAGAATTCATTGTTCAGTTATTAAAACAAGGCAGTTCTACGGCTTTTGAATTCGACTCTCAAGGGATCTCAAATTGTCTAAACGCTGTATCCAAGTGGGATATCAACCAGTTTCGAGGATCTAAAGATTTCATTGTTCAGTTACTCAAAAAAGGTATTACAAAGAGCGGTGAATCTAAACCTCAACATATAGCTACGAGTCTGAATGCTTTATCTAAATGGAAAATAGACGACGAATTACCCGGAGCTAGAGAATTCATAGTCAAGTTGATACAAGAAGGGAGCTCGACAGTGGACAGATTCGATTCTCAGAATATTGCCAACAGTTTAAATGCGTTGTCCAAATGGAGTATAAACGAATTCGAAGGAAGCAGGGAGTTCATTATGCAGCTCGTGAAACGTGGAAATTCAACAATCGATTCGTTTGATTCTCAAGCCACCTCGAATTGTTTAAACGCTCTTTCTAAATGGAAAATCAACGAATTCGAAGGATCAAACGAGTTCATCGTGGAGCTGATAAGACGTGGAAATTTACTCGTCGACGAATTCGATCCTGTGGAAATTGCAGGCAGCCTGAATGGTCTGTCGAAATGGAACATCGATGATTTTCAAGGTGCTAGAGTGTTCATCGATCTATTAATTGAACGAGGTTGTTCAACAGTTAACGAATTCCAACCTCAACAAATCGCCAGCAGTCTGAATGCCTTTTCTAAATGGAATATAAATGAATTCCGAGAAGCTAGAGAATTTATTGTTCGATTAATAAAGCGAGGGCATTCAACAGTCGACAAGTTCAATTCTCAAAGCCTCGCTAATAGTTTAAATTCCCTATCCAATTGGAAAATCGACGAATTCGAAGGATCAAAAGAGTTTATCATGGAGCTGATAAGATGTGGAAATTTACTCGTCGACGAATTCGATCCTCCAGAAATAGCAAGCAATCTGAATTGTCTGTCGAAATGGAACATCAGCGATTCTCAGGAAGCTACAATGTTCATGGATCTATTAGTTAAACGAAAACGAGATTCTTAA